One Exiguobacterium sp. BMC-KP genomic window, TACGGTCGAACCGGGCATCTATGTGCCACAAGTCGGCGGATGCCGGATTGAAGATGACGTCTTGATCACGGAAACAGGTCGAGAAATTCTTTCGTCTTCACCAAAAGAACTGATCACTCTCTAAGTAGGGTGACGGGACATTTTAGGAGGAACCATTCATGGTATCAGTAAACGATTTAAAAACAGGATTAACGATTAAGACTTCAGACGGTATGATTTGGCAAGTACTTGAGTTCCAACATGTTAAACCGGGTAAAGGAGCAGCTTTCGTTCGGACGAAAATGCGTAACATTCGTAACGGAAACATCCAAGAGATGACGTTCCGTGGTGGTGAGCGTGTTGAACGTGCGCACATCGAGCGTAACAAGATGCAGTATCTCTACCCAATGGGTGAGACATACGTCTTCATGGATACAGAATCTTATGAGCAGTTGGAATTGACGACAGCACAAGTCGAAGCAGCTCTTCCATACTTGCTTGAAAACATGGAAGTTCAGATTGCAGTTTACAACGGCGAAATCCTCGGTCTTGAATTACCGAACACAGTCGTCATGACGATCGTTGAAGCAGAGCCTGGCGTCAAAGGTGATACAGCTTCGAACGTTAAGAAAAATGCGACTGTAGAAACAGGACACATCATTCAAGTGCCACTCTTCATCGAAGCAGGCGAAAAAGTAACGGTTGATACACGTACAGGTGATTTCACAGGTCGTTACAACGGATAATATTGAAACGACAAGACGTCTCTCACCTTCTATCAGGTCGAGAGGCGTCTTTTTTCATCCAGCATGACTTGCATCCAATGGTATGACCAGTTAATATAAGTATTTGAGTAGGCATTAGCACCTGGTATAATAATTGTGAATACAGCATAGATGGGGGAAGAATGACAGATGAAAATCGATCAGTTGAAACAAGTACTCGAAATGCTCGATCAGTCGAGTGTAAACGAACTCTCACTCGAGACGGATACGTATAAATTAAAGTTGAAGAAACAAGGAGAGACGGTGACGGTTTCGCATCAAGCGCCAGCTTCTTCAGTAGCAGCACCTGCTCCTGTAAAGCAAGTAGCAGCACCTGTTGAAGAAGAAGTCGTCGCAGACGACACAGTCACGATCAATGCGTTAATGGTCGGAACGTTCTATTCGCGTCCGAATCCAGATAAACCGGCATACGTCAAAGTCGGGGATCGGATCGAAGTCGGTCAAGTCATCTGTGTCCTTGAAGCAATGAAACTCTTCAACAACTTAAACTCGGAAGTATCTGGAACGGTCGTCGAGATTCTTGTCGCCGATGGAGATCTCGTTGAATTTGGTCAACCACTCTTCCGGATCCGTCCGTAAAATTGAGGTGAACAGCATGGAAAAATTATTGATTGCCAATCGTGGTGAAATTGCCGTCCGCATCATTCGAGCGGCAAAGGAACTTGGAATACAGACCGTTGCTGTCTACTCGACAGCAGATAAGGAAGCGCTACATGTTCGCCTAGCAGATGAGGCGTATTGTATCGGGGAAGCGAGTTCTGCGTCGTCTTACTTAAACGTTACGAATATCCTCGCGATTGCGACGAACCGTCAAGTCACGATGATTCACCCAGGATATGGTTTCTTAGCCGAGAACGTCGACTTTGCCGAAATGTGTGAAGCGTGTGGGATCAAATTCGTTGGTCCGACGTCGGATGCGATCCGTCAGATGGGGATAAAAGATGTCGCGAAGAAGACGATGATCGAGTGTGGAGTACCCGTCGT contains:
- the efp gene encoding elongation factor P, which produces MVSVNDLKTGLTIKTSDGMIWQVLEFQHVKPGKGAAFVRTKMRNIRNGNIQEMTFRGGERVERAHIERNKMQYLYPMGETYVFMDTESYEQLELTTAQVEAALPYLLENMEVQIAVYNGEILGLELPNTVVMTIVEAEPGVKGDTASNVKKNATVETGHIIQVPLFIEAGEKVTVDTRTGDFTGRYNG
- the accB gene encoding acetyl-CoA carboxylase biotin carboxyl carrier protein, yielding MKIDQLKQVLEMLDQSSVNELSLETDTYKLKLKKQGETVTVSHQAPASSVAAPAPVKQVAAPVEEEVVADDTVTINALMVGTFYSRPNPDKPAYVKVGDRIEVGQVICVLEAMKLFNNLNSEVSGTVVEILVADGDLVEFGQPLFRIRP